A single Pseudanabaenaceae cyanobacterium SKYG29 DNA region contains:
- a CDS encoding serine/threonine protein kinase — MSQGSNSLIGQTIGSGNSQRYLIEELIGSGGTGEVYVALDKQLGKRVALKLLRTHFSHDSKMRRCFEREVSLCTAIKSEHVVMVTDFGITEGGQPFYVMELLRGYTLRQLLKQKGRLSVEETKKLAIQICDGLEHAHTGVNVWSNQTQATELVQVIHCDLKPDNIFLVPTVFGDLVKILDFGIAKLRFQEQKDNSAPISGGFWGTCRYAAPEQLEENPSIDERADIYSLGMMLYEMLTGTDPFGLSHSDDTTIMTWAIAHTTKPPIPLKRQPYTEHIPREMETIVMRCIEKDPDKRIPSVVDLKAALLTVPDRPLSTSKQRLRVVWMIAGTALLSILGAIVTVRWLDVQKHSQVLAKFFREFRYEECVNYSTNLPYKSLPESLRRWQNRCLLEWGGELGGSGLFQEAFDKLQQVSVADFKAEALSKIDLFAEEILRKGERDFQEGKGELAIVDAKVIPPVSAHYQAAQVRIAKWQQETDRALELLPQIKTAYQQENWSRVIELARCFPAIEHWQQEIKPLVTTAQRNLSLTKLPPCAS, encoded by the coding sequence ATGAGCCAGGGATCAAATAGTTTGATCGGGCAAACTATTGGCAGTGGTAACTCCCAGCGCTACCTTATTGAAGAACTAATTGGCAGTGGGGGTACGGGGGAGGTGTATGTAGCCCTCGATAAACAATTAGGTAAGCGGGTAGCTTTGAAATTATTGCGCACTCACTTTAGCCATGACAGCAAAATGCGCCGTTGCTTTGAGCGGGAAGTGTCTCTATGTACTGCTATCAAAAGTGAACACGTGGTAATGGTTACAGACTTTGGGATTACTGAGGGAGGTCAACCGTTCTATGTCATGGAGTTGTTAAGGGGCTACACGCTAAGGCAGTTACTGAAACAAAAAGGGCGCTTGAGTGTAGAGGAAACAAAAAAGTTAGCCATACAAATTTGCGATGGACTGGAGCATGCTCACACAGGGGTAAATGTTTGGAGCAATCAGACGCAAGCCACAGAATTAGTGCAAGTCATTCATTGTGACCTCAAACCGGACAATATTTTTCTTGTACCCACAGTGTTTGGTGACTTGGTCAAAATTCTGGATTTCGGTATCGCCAAACTGCGCTTTCAAGAACAGAAGGATAACAGTGCCCCTATTTCAGGGGGTTTTTGGGGAACTTGCCGCTATGCTGCCCCTGAACAACTAGAGGAAAATCCCAGTATTGACGAACGGGCAGACATCTACAGCTTGGGCATGATGCTCTACGAAATGCTTACAGGTACTGACCCCTTCGGTCTCTCCCACAGTGATGACACCACCATTATGACCTGGGCGATCGCCCATACCACGAAACCTCCCATCCCTCTCAAACGCCAACCCTACACGGAACACATCCCTAGGGAGATGGAAACGATCGTGATGCGCTGTATTGAAAAAGACCCCGACAAACGCATCCCCTCCGTGGTAGACCTCAAAGCAGCATTGCTCACTGTCCCCGATCGTCCCCTCTCCACTTCCAAGCAGAGATTACGGGTAGTGTGGATGATTGCTGGTACTGCTCTGCTCTCTATTCTGGGAGCGATAGTGACGGTGCGTTGGCTGGATGTGCAAAAACACAGTCAGGTGTTGGCAAAGTTTTTTCGCGAGTTTCGCTACGAAGAATGTGTGAACTATAGTACTAATCTTCCCTACAAGTCCTTACCTGAATCGCTGCGGCGCTGGCAAAACCGCTGTTTGTTGGAATGGGGGGGGGAACTAGGAGGGAGTGGTTTGTTCCAGGAAGCCTTCGATAAGTTGCAGCAGGTGAGTGTTGCCGATTTCAAGGCAGAAGCCCTGAGTAAGATTGACCTATTTGCTGAGGAAATTCTGCGCAAGGGGGAACGGGATTTTCAGGAGGGCAAAGGGGAACTAGCAATTGTGGATGCTAAAGTAATTCCCCCAGTCAGTGCCCACTACCAAGCAGCCCAAGTCCGTATCGCCAAGTGGCAGCAGGAAACCGATCGTGCCCTAGAACTCCTGCCCCAAATCAAAACTGCCTACCAACAGGAAAACTGGTCTCGCGTCATCGAGTTAGCCCGTTGTTTTCCCGCTATCGAGCACTGGCAGCAGGAGATCAAGCCCTTAGTAACAACTGCTCAACGGAATCTCAGTCTCACTAAACTACCGCCCTGTGCTAGCTAA
- the mnmA gene encoding tRNA 2-thiouridine(34) synthase MnmA: MATSVVVGLSGGVDSSVAAALLQQQGYQVFGLTFWLMRGKGQCCSEGLVDAARICDQLGIPHDVVDSRETFKENIVDYLISGYRQGITPLPCSRCNKSVKFVPMLEYAQKRGIDKIATGHYCRISYNSKTDRYELRRAIDRSKDQSYFLYEVPQSSLRHCLFPLGELTKAQTREIAQSLGLATADKPDSQDLCLIEAHGSMANFLNQYIYGTKGQIVDRQGRVLGEHNGIHHYTIGQRKGLGIAHSSPLYVLGIDVGRNQVIVGERWEAEQPRCQVREVNWVSQVPTDKQFRAEVQIRYRSNPAPATLTPMGETEVKIEFDEPQFGITPGQAAVWYDDDLLLGGGIIASSS, encoded by the coding sequence ATGGCTACTTCTGTAGTTGTTGGTCTTTCAGGCGGTGTAGATAGTTCGGTAGCAGCGGCATTGCTGCAGCAACAAGGCTATCAGGTATTTGGTTTGACTTTTTGGTTGATGCGGGGCAAGGGACAGTGTTGCTCAGAAGGTCTAGTCGATGCCGCCAGAATTTGTGACCAGCTAGGCATTCCCCATGATGTGGTTGATAGTCGGGAGACGTTCAAGGAAAATATTGTTGATTACCTCATCAGTGGTTACAGACAGGGAATTACTCCTTTGCCCTGTTCCCGCTGTAATAAGTCAGTAAAGTTTGTCCCCATGCTGGAGTATGCCCAAAAACGGGGGATTGATAAAATTGCCACGGGACACTATTGCCGCATCAGCTATAACTCCAAAACCGATCGTTACGAACTCCGCCGTGCCATCGATCGCAGTAAAGACCAATCCTATTTCCTCTATGAGGTGCCCCAGAGTTCTCTCCGTCACTGTCTGTTTCCCCTGGGGGAATTGACGAAAGCCCAAACCAGAGAGATTGCCCAATCGCTGGGACTAGCTACTGCCGATAAACCTGATAGCCAAGACCTCTGTTTGATTGAAGCCCACGGCTCTATGGCCAATTTTCTCAACCAGTACATCTATGGCACGAAGGGGCAAATTGTCGATCGTCAAGGTAGGGTGCTAGGGGAACACAATGGCATTCATCATTACACGATCGGTCAACGCAAGGGTTTAGGTATTGCTCACTCTAGTCCCCTGTATGTCCTGGGCATCGATGTGGGTCGCAATCAGGTCATTGTGGGGGAAAGATGGGAAGCGGAGCAACCCCGCTGTCAGGTCAGGGAAGTAAACTGGGTGTCTCAAGTACCCACGGATAAACAATTTCGGGCGGAGGTGCAAATTCGCTATCGGTCTAACCCTGCCCCTGCAACACTCACACCGATGGGGGAAACGGAGGTGAAGATTGAATTTGATGAACCGCAATTTGGCATTACCCCTGGACAAGCGGCTGTCTGGTACGACGATGACCTCTTACTGGGGGGAGGCATAATAGCTAGCTCATCCTAG
- a CDS encoding DUF4333 domain-containing protein — protein sequence MSRRFTALTAALILCGCTAKQTPLAPDQTVYAGRWTAADGTYIHIYLDGVADIKTSRQEIKGGSLQLQGQEITVVKGWRRQTYQITQPPQQLGSGWSMTLNGIQYNRGADKQAIIATLPPHRFQDPNTFAGKVERLLKQSFEEQTKIPVHGVTCPIAVAPRIGNEFSCRLTATDGSTLDVVVTSTDGAENVAWRAKEGLLSLSILERGIRDNLQQQTGQASQISCGGQLFKIASQGDKFLCQSLFADGQKKQIEVTVIDNEGTVRWAIYE from the coding sequence ATGTCTAGGCGGTTTACAGCACTGACAGCCGCGCTCATCCTGTGTGGTTGCACAGCTAAACAGACACCCCTTGCCCCCGACCAAACTGTATACGCAGGACGCTGGACAGCCGCTGATGGCACTTATATTCACATTTACCTTGACGGCGTGGCAGACATCAAAACTTCCCGCCAGGAAATCAAGGGTGGTAGTCTACAGTTGCAGGGGCAGGAGATCACAGTCGTCAAGGGCTGGCGAAGACAAACCTACCAAATCACCCAGCCCCCCCAACAGCTAGGCAGCGGTTGGTCGATGACCCTCAATGGTATTCAGTACAATCGCGGTGCTGATAAGCAAGCCATAATCGCCACTCTACCCCCCCATCGCTTCCAAGACCCCAATACCTTTGCCGGTAAAGTAGAACGTCTCTTGAAGCAGAGCTTTGAAGAACAGACGAAAATTCCTGTCCATGGCGTAACCTGCCCGATCGCTGTGGCACCCAGAATTGGCAACGAGTTTAGCTGTCGGCTCACGGCTACTGATGGTAGCACCCTCGATGTGGTGGTCACCTCGACGGATGGGGCGGAAAACGTTGCCTGGCGAGCTAAGGAGGGCTTATTATCTTTAAGCATTCTGGAACGGGGTATTCGGGATAATCTGCAACAACAGACAGGACAGGCTAGCCAGATTAGTTGTGGTGGTCAGTTGTTTAAGATTGCCAGCCAGGGAGATAAATTCCTCTGCCAATCCCTATTTGCCGATGGTCAAAAGAAACAAATTGAAGTCACTGTAATCGATAATGAAGGGACAGTGCGCTGGGCAATCTATGAGTAA
- a CDS encoding glycosyltransferase family 4 protein codes for MRILVLAWEFPPRIVGGIARHVAGLFPAVVQRGQTVHLLTVATANTPSYEVVKGIHVHRLPIPEQRDFFQWVKGMNQVMVEWGHKLINEQPFDLLHAHDWLVGEAAVQLAAQTGLPLVATIHATEYGRHNGIHNDSQRYVSDQERRLASAACRVIVCSQYMLREVGWALGCPPHKVDVIYNGINPEQAYVPPFDREEWRAQFAPPDTKIIYYNGRLSHEKGIFVLLNAMPRVLQGMAGKVRCLIVGAGHPGHELFLKRQAEQLGIKDKVIFTGFMADEDLPKLRSVADCAVFPSLYEPFGIVALESFAAGVPVVVSNTGGLPEVVEDGVTGIVTKVNNSQSLAEGILRVLQDADLAQTLVANARAVLDVKFNWHMLAQQTIETYQKCLS; via the coding sequence ATGAGGATTTTGGTACTAGCTTGGGAATTTCCCCCCCGTATTGTTGGCGGGATTGCTAGACATGTAGCAGGTTTATTTCCTGCAGTAGTGCAAAGGGGTCAAACTGTCCATTTATTGACCGTGGCAACAGCCAATACCCCCAGCTATGAGGTAGTCAAAGGCATCCATGTCCATCGCCTGCCCATCCCCGAACAGCGGGACTTTTTCCAGTGGGTCAAGGGCATGAATCAGGTCATGGTGGAGTGGGGACACAAGCTAATCAATGAACAACCCTTCGATTTACTCCACGCCCACGACTGGTTGGTGGGGGAAGCGGCTGTCCAACTAGCGGCACAAACTGGATTGCCTCTGGTAGCTACTATCCATGCCACAGAGTATGGCCGCCACAATGGTATTCACAACGATAGTCAGCGCTATGTCAGTGACCAGGAACGTCGCCTAGCTAGTGCTGCCTGCCGAGTAATTGTCTGCTCTCAGTATATGCTGCGGGAAGTAGGGTGGGCGCTTGGTTGTCCCCCCCACAAAGTGGATGTCATCTATAACGGCATTAACCCTGAACAAGCTTACGTTCCCCCCTTCGATCGGGAGGAGTGGCGTGCCCAATTTGCTCCCCCTGATACCAAGATAATCTATTACAACGGGCGTTTGTCCCATGAGAAGGGGATTTTCGTTCTCCTAAATGCTATGCCTAGGGTGTTACAGGGGATGGCAGGCAAAGTCCGTTGTCTGATTGTGGGGGCAGGACATCCAGGGCATGAGTTGTTTCTCAAAAGGCAAGCGGAGCAGCTGGGGATCAAAGATAAAGTCATTTTTACGGGGTTTATGGCGGATGAGGATTTGCCAAAGTTACGATCGGTGGCGGATTGTGCTGTCTTCCCTAGTTTATACGAACCCTTTGGTATCGTTGCCCTAGAGAGTTTCGCGGCGGGTGTGCCTGTGGTAGTTTCCAATACGGGGGGCTTGCCTGAAGTGGTGGAAGACGGGGTGACGGGGATTGTCACGAAGGTGAATAACTCCCAATCCCTAGCAGAAGGAATTTTGCGGGTGCTCCAAGATGCTGACCTTGCCCAAACCCTTGTGGCCAACGCTAGAGCCGTCCTCGATGTCAAGTTTAACTGGCATATGCTAGCGCAGCAAACGATCGAGACCTACCAAAAATGCCTTAGCTAG